Proteins encoded by one window of Balneola sp.:
- a CDS encoding S9 family peptidase → MKILALTVRGIFALSLIILFSTSSSAQKANFEQAERFTSQKVGKLIGSTSVFPRWIEDTNQFWYEYETNEGTNWYFVDPERASQRLLFDQDELAMQLAEAFNRPFNAKDLDLRGFDYDDNRNRFTFHVDSIEFIYNLNGNQLVKGDSLEKDPDDNWATYSPDSTWMAYAKNHNLFVKKKGDPDSLEIQLTTDGERWYSYQANDGDTTSNKKLRSRANWFEDSKKFYVRRQDKRKVDELWVINSLAKRPRLETYKYPMPGEEDLYVDEVFVFDPEAQTSVRLDTDKWEDQALGGAYFNDGGFYETYRSDYLYFIRRDRTWSKIDVLKANTTTGEVEVLFHEESKPYFNTRFAQLAILNFGEEFIWWSERTGWGQLYRYDSEGNLKNRVTTGAYVVGDIQRIDTTAQTIYFTAYGKEEGKHPYYQHLYSVRFDGSRMNHLTPEDANHSVIASNEGNFFVDRYSRIDHPTTNVVRNAAGEVIINLQQVDVSPLEELGWKAPENFMVKAADGHTDIYGVMWKPFDFDSTKQYPIISYVYPGPQVEPFPTSFTYFGSAGRNQTLAQLGFVVVAFGQRGGSPIRSKYYHNFGYGDMRDYPLADNKYGIEQLASRHSFIDASRVGIFGHSGGGFMSTAALLTYPEFYDVAVSSAGNHDNNVYNVWWSEVHNGVKENRKTVKKMNADSVEVEEEIITFDAPIETNAALAENLEGHLLLVHGDMDNNVHPAGTIRLADALIKAGKRFDMMILPGRRHGFGPYQPYFNRMMWYYFAEHLLDDYRSNIDFNIPEDDD, encoded by the coding sequence ATGAAAATACTCGCATTAACGGTACGGGGTATCTTTGCCCTCTCTCTTATTATTTTATTCTCAACTAGCAGTTCCGCACAAAAAGCCAATTTTGAACAAGCGGAGCGCTTTACTTCCCAAAAAGTTGGGAAATTAATTGGCTCGACTAGTGTATTTCCAAGGTGGATTGAAGACACCAACCAGTTTTGGTATGAATACGAAACCAATGAAGGAACAAACTGGTATTTTGTAGATCCTGAGCGGGCGTCTCAACGACTACTATTCGATCAAGATGAACTAGCGATGCAATTGGCAGAAGCATTTAATCGTCCTTTCAATGCTAAGGATCTTGATTTAAGAGGTTTTGATTATGATGATAACCGAAACAGATTCACCTTTCATGTAGATAGTATTGAATTCATCTACAACCTGAATGGAAATCAGCTGGTAAAAGGTGACTCTCTTGAAAAAGACCCTGATGACAACTGGGCAACCTACTCTCCAGACAGCACCTGGATGGCCTATGCTAAAAACCACAACCTTTTTGTGAAGAAAAAAGGAGATCCGGATTCTCTGGAAATCCAGCTTACTACCGATGGTGAGCGTTGGTACAGCTACCAGGCAAATGATGGTGATACTACTTCGAATAAAAAGCTACGCTCTAGGGCTAACTGGTTTGAGGATTCAAAGAAATTTTATGTTCGCCGGCAGGATAAAAGAAAAGTAGATGAGCTATGGGTAATCAATTCACTTGCTAAGCGACCAAGACTTGAGACCTACAAGTATCCGATGCCAGGTGAGGAAGACTTATATGTAGATGAAGTATTTGTATTTGATCCGGAGGCCCAGACTTCAGTCCGTTTAGATACTGATAAATGGGAAGATCAAGCGTTAGGTGGAGCATACTTTAATGATGGCGGTTTTTATGAAACTTATCGCTCAGATTATCTCTACTTCATTCGACGCGACCGTACCTGGAGCAAGATTGATGTGCTTAAGGCAAATACAACTACAGGAGAAGTTGAAGTTCTTTTCCATGAAGAAAGTAAGCCTTACTTCAATACTCGTTTCGCTCAATTAGCCATCCTCAATTTCGGGGAAGAATTTATTTGGTGGAGTGAGCGTACTGGATGGGGACAATTGTACAGATATGATAGCGAAGGAAACCTTAAGAATCGCGTTACTACTGGTGCTTATGTGGTAGGTGATATTCAGAGAATTGACACTACGGCTCAGACTATATACTTCACTGCTTATGGCAAAGAGGAAGGCAAGCATCCTTATTATCAGCACCTATACTCTGTTCGATTCGATGGTTCTCGAATGAATCATCTTACTCCAGAAGATGCAAATCATAGCGTTATAGCTTCTAATGAAGGCAACTTCTTTGTAGACCGTTATTCTAGAATTGATCACCCCACTACAAACGTAGTTCGAAACGCAGCTGGCGAGGTGATTATTAACCTTCAGCAGGTTGACGTTTCACCGTTAGAAGAGTTAGGGTGGAAAGCGCCGGAAAACTTCATGGTAAAAGCTGCTGATGGCCATACCGATATTTACGGGGTAATGTGGAAGCCATTCGATTTCGATTCAACCAAGCAGTACCCAATTATTTCTTATGTATATCCTGGCCCTCAGGTAGAACCCTTCCCTACTTCTTTTACCTACTTTGGTTCAGCAGGAAGGAATCAGACTTTGGCACAACTTGGATTTGTAGTAGTGGCCTTTGGTCAGCGTGGCGGTAGCCCGATCCGTTCTAAGTACTACCATAACTTCGGATATGGTGATATGCGAGACTACCCATTAGCTGACAACAAGTATGGTATAGAGCAGCTTGCTTCTCGTCATTCCTTTATTGATGCTTCCAGAGTTGGAATCTTTGGACATTCAGGTGGTGGATTCATGTCTACAGCGGCCTTGCTTACTTATCCTGAATTCTATGATGTAGCCGTTTCCAGTGCTGGTAACCACGACAATAATGTATATAACGTTTGGTGGAGTGAAGTACACAACGGGGTTAAAGAAAACAGGAAAACTGTTAAGAAGATGAATGCTGACAGTGTAGAAGTGGAAGAGGAAATCATCACTTTCGACGCCCCTATTGAGACTAATGCTGCACTGGCTGAAAATCTCGAAGGACATCTACTACTAGTTCACGGAGATATGGATAATAATGTGCACCCAGCGGGTACGATCCGACTTGCTGATGCGCTCATAAAAGCTGGTAAGAGATTTGATATGATGATCTTACCTGGTCGTCGCCATGGTTTCGGTCCTTATCAGCCATATTTTAACCGAATGATGTGGTACTATTTCGCTGAGCATTTATTGGACGACTACCGATCCAATATAGACTTCAATATCCCAGAAGACGACGATTAA
- a CDS encoding ABC transporter permease, whose product MTLVVTGGILIQIPQIPILEQTARNIFFHVPMWMAMFSMFTVSFVYSIRQLSAPNPVFDIKAESAARVGMIFGLCGLLTGSLWARFTWGTWWTFAEPKMNLAALSMMIYVAYFVLRSAFDDEEKRAKISAVYNIFAVTTVPFLLYVVPRQLTSLHPGADGNPAFSEITAPEIRYILYPAMIGFIGVAFWIYDITHRYKSLQTRIENS is encoded by the coding sequence ATGACACTTGTAGTAACAGGAGGAATACTCATCCAAATCCCTCAAATACCCATTCTTGAACAAACAGCTAGAAATATCTTTTTCCATGTACCTATGTGGATGGCGATGTTCTCTATGTTTACAGTCAGTTTTGTGTATAGCATACGTCAACTTAGTGCTCCAAATCCAGTTTTTGATATAAAAGCAGAATCAGCTGCGAGAGTCGGAATGATATTTGGGTTGTGTGGTTTGCTGACAGGTTCTCTCTGGGCACGATTTACTTGGGGAACCTGGTGGACGTTTGCTGAACCAAAAATGAATCTCGCTGCGCTCTCAATGATGATTTATGTAGCCTATTTCGTGCTCAGATCAGCATTCGATGATGAAGAGAAACGAGCCAAGATTTCGGCAGTTTATAATATCTTTGCAGTAACCACGGTGCCATTCCTATTGTATGTAGTACCTAGGCAGTTGACAAGCCTGCATCCCGGAGCCGATGGGAATCCGGCATTTAGCGAAATTACCGCCCCTGAAATACGGTACATTTTATATCCGGCAATGATCGGTTTTATTGGTGTGGCTTTCTGGATTTATGACATTACGCATAGATATAAATCTCTTCAAACAAGAATAGAAAATTCATAA
- a CDS encoding cytochrome c maturation protein CcmE: protein MKPKVVLGIIAIVAFTSLLMFNLGESISTYTDFETATEMSSAHVPGTWDSSKEYGFSKETLQFTFYMKDESGNVKKVIYPRPKPNNFEEADRLVVIGEMRNDVFYANEMLMKCPSKYNSADPSDYVKASES from the coding sequence ATGAAACCTAAAGTAGTTCTAGGAATAATCGCCATAGTGGCCTTCACCTCTCTATTAATGTTCAATCTTGGTGAAAGCATCAGTACATACACAGATTTTGAAACGGCTACCGAAATGAGCTCAGCTCATGTTCCCGGAACATGGGATTCTTCAAAAGAATACGGGTTCTCAAAAGAGACTCTCCAGTTTACATTCTATATGAAGGATGAATCTGGTAACGTAAAGAAGGTGATTTACCCACGTCCAAAGCCTAATAATTTTGAAGAAGCAGATCGCTTAGTTGTAATTGGTGAGATGAGGAATGATGTATTCTACGCCAATGAAATGTTGATGAAGTGCCCTTCGAAATATAATAGTGCCGATCCATCTGATTACGTGAAAGCTTCTGAGAGTTAA
- the truA gene encoding tRNA pseudouridine(38-40) synthase TruA — protein MPRYKLTIEYDGTNFSGWQVQPEARTVEGELEEAFSKVVQQPIDLIGQGRTDAGVHALGQIAHIDLPEGTDPDKLIFSANRIVSEEVFIHSIEEVTPAFHARFDATFREYEYQLISTYSPLNRTRSVLLPREYDSNLMHQAATLIKGEHDFAPFSKFNEDNYTTLCTVLDSEFEETKGLLIYRIRANRFLRNMVRRLVGTMIKIGEGKLSLTEFEAALSDPSYEIATQTAPANGLTLKKVHY, from the coding sequence ATGCCTCGGTATAAACTTACGATCGAATACGATGGAACTAACTTCTCAGGATGGCAGGTGCAGCCCGAAGCCCGAACAGTTGAAGGAGAATTAGAAGAAGCTTTTTCAAAAGTAGTACAGCAACCGATTGATCTTATAGGGCAGGGAAGAACAGATGCAGGTGTTCACGCTTTAGGTCAGATTGCTCACATTGATCTTCCTGAAGGAACCGATCCGGATAAATTGATCTTTAGTGCAAATCGAATAGTAAGTGAAGAAGTATTTATTCATTCGATTGAAGAAGTGACTCCCGCTTTTCACGCTCGTTTCGATGCAACGTTTAGAGAATATGAATATCAGTTGATTAGTACATATTCTCCTTTGAATAGAACCAGAAGCGTACTTCTACCAAGGGAGTATGATTCCAATTTGATGCATCAAGCTGCTACTTTGATAAAAGGAGAACATGATTTTGCTCCATTTTCAAAATTCAATGAAGATAATTATACCACTCTTTGTACAGTGCTTGATTCTGAATTTGAAGAAACAAAAGGTCTGCTGATTTACAGAATACGAGCTAATCGATTTCTACGAAATATGGTTCGCCGATTAGTTGGTACAATGATAAAAATTGGAGAAGGAAAACTCAGTCTTACAGAATTTGAAGCTGCGCTATCCGACCCGAGCTATGAGATAGCTACTCAAACTGCTCCGGCAAATGGGTTGACCTTAAAAAAGGTGCATTATTAA
- a CDS encoding DUF4249 family protein encodes MGQKKLIYLGLAFAFTVSSCHIASQPDTSNYVVEAFIYEGIPVNDITVKTISSFSDSDNANVPISDATVVLTRNQDQEYSLVFNETTGKYENPNPGSIDIVRGDRFDLMVTVGDRTSSGTTYVPEPTTNLRAESDTLLIPNISIGPDFQERFTIALQNSNLLVEWDPESDFHYLVIESRTDTLNPIFPEEFPEQLVNTLGQFRFIGEPSTDPSFEIVGFSLATYGLHIIKVYRVNEEYVDLFEAETQDSRDLNEPPSNIKNALGVFTAFAGDSVFFDVVLDNPE; translated from the coding sequence ATGGGACAGAAGAAACTTATATATCTCGGTTTAGCATTTGCATTCACAGTAAGCTCCTGCCACATAGCAAGTCAGCCTGATACTTCTAATTATGTAGTTGAAGCTTTTATCTATGAAGGAATTCCTGTCAATGATATCACCGTTAAAACCATTAGCTCATTTTCGGATAGCGACAATGCCAATGTTCCGATAAGTGACGCAACAGTAGTTTTGACTCGAAATCAGGATCAAGAATACTCTCTGGTTTTTAATGAGACAACTGGTAAATACGAAAACCCTAATCCAGGAAGTATCGATATAGTCAGAGGAGATCGTTTTGACTTAATGGTTACTGTTGGCGACCGTACTTCTTCGGGCACTACCTATGTTCCAGAACCTACTACTAATCTCAGAGCAGAATCCGATACACTACTTATTCCTAATATTAGTATTGGACCTGATTTTCAAGAACGTTTTACCATTGCGCTACAAAACTCTAACCTTTTGGTTGAATGGGATCCTGAAAGTGACTTTCACTATCTGGTTATTGAAAGCCGTACCGATACACTTAATCCAATCTTCCCCGAAGAATTTCCGGAGCAATTAGTGAATACATTAGGTCAATTCCGATTCATTGGAGAACCTTCTACCGACCCTTCCTTTGAAATAGTTGGGTTTAGCCTCGCCACTTATGGCTTACATATAATAAAAGTCTACCGTGTTAACGAAGAGTATGTAGATCTCTTTGAAGCAGAAACACAAGATTCCAGGGATTTGAATGAACCTCCCTCGAATATTAAAAATGCACTAGGGGTTTTTACAGCGTTTGCAGGAGATAGCGTATTCTTTGATGTTGTACTTGACAACCCAGAATAG
- a CDS encoding TonB-dependent receptor: protein MIRKSLWGLAICWICFNSLYAQTNISGRILDSETDEPLSFANVFIVETSRGSNSNVEGFFTLLDIQEEEYTLRISYIGYQTLFISSDSINTSSDLVIRLSRINSELEDVVVTAESYSFIQSSDEISKVTMSPEQMSLLPSIGETDIFRSLQLLPGVSGTNENSSGLYIRGGTPDQNLVLLDGMTVYKVDHFFGFFSAFNANAIKDVQIYKGTFPAKYGGRTSSVVDLTGKSGSTTNIKGGLNLNLMNTGAYLELPIFKSLNVMGSFRRSYSDILQSGLFNSISDNLIGESDIPNPNPDFNVNEVEPEFYFYDVNLRLTYRPGSKDAIIASFYRGNDFLDESRISTFAFSPNQNAEVQGEQLLTSDVSENTDWGNIAGSLTWTRQWGPRLFSNISVAGSEYFSDYFNNIYLTNTIPESDTTLFSFSSSNFEDNNVRDFTSRMDWEWKLNQYHEVGFGVQATNSKVDYLNARNDTLTLVERNQEAWLGAVYLMDEWKPTQAFTFSPGLRLTYYENSDRLLLSPRASASYELTSFLTFKLAYGRHYQFVNRIINEDITQGSRDFWLLTDNELIDTGLSDNFVGGVVLENGQWLFNVETYYKIFQNLSEFSLRFRQDRDVNTDELFFKGDGEASGIEFLLQRKTGSLTGWVSYTLSSIANEFDVFNDGEPFPALHDQRHEIKLVQSYAFGNWNLSGTFIYGSGKPYTEPEGEYSIELLDGRELNYVGVGEKNGSRLPAYHRLDLALNYQLRVRKVETTFTLSLFNLYNRENIWYYEYDFSQEPFQTTEVTYLGLTPNLSLKVDF from the coding sequence ATGATAAGAAAAAGCTTGTGGGGATTAGCTATATGCTGGATATGTTTTAACAGCTTATATGCACAAACTAATATCTCGGGTCGAATTTTGGATAGTGAAACGGACGAACCACTTTCCTTTGCCAATGTTTTTATTGTAGAAACATCAAGAGGGAGTAATTCCAACGTCGAAGGTTTTTTTACCCTGTTAGATATCCAGGAGGAGGAATACACCCTAAGAATAAGCTATATCGGATATCAGACCCTATTCATCTCTTCTGATTCTATAAATACGAGCTCCGATTTAGTCATTAGGTTAAGCAGAATAAATTCCGAGTTAGAAGACGTCGTTGTCACAGCTGAGTCATATAGCTTTATCCAATCATCCGATGAAATTAGTAAAGTGACCATGTCCCCAGAGCAGATGTCACTGCTTCCGAGTATCGGAGAGACAGATATTTTTCGATCCCTTCAATTACTACCCGGGGTCAGCGGTACCAATGAAAATTCCTCAGGCCTTTATATCCGAGGGGGAACTCCTGATCAAAACCTGGTATTACTGGATGGAATGACCGTGTACAAGGTGGACCATTTCTTTGGTTTTTTTAGTGCATTCAATGCCAATGCTATTAAGGATGTACAAATATATAAAGGCACCTTTCCGGCTAAATATGGTGGACGTACTTCCAGTGTAGTTGATTTAACAGGTAAATCAGGAAGTACAACCAATATAAAAGGCGGGTTGAATCTTAACCTGATGAATACAGGAGCCTATCTGGAACTCCCCATTTTTAAATCCCTGAATGTGATGGGTTCCTTTCGCAGATCGTACAGCGATATCTTGCAAAGCGGGCTTTTTAACAGCATTTCTGATAACCTGATTGGTGAAAGTGATATTCCGAATCCAAATCCTGACTTCAATGTGAACGAGGTAGAGCCAGAGTTCTATTTCTATGATGTCAACCTTAGGTTAACGTATCGACCGGGATCTAAAGATGCGATCATAGCCAGTTTTTACAGGGGAAATGATTTTCTGGATGAATCTAGAATTTCAACCTTTGCTTTTAGCCCAAACCAGAATGCCGAGGTTCAGGGAGAGCAACTTCTTACATCTGATGTATCTGAAAATACGGATTGGGGGAATATCGCTGGTTCGCTTACATGGACACGTCAATGGGGACCAAGATTATTCAGCAACATCAGTGTTGCTGGATCTGAGTACTTCAGTGATTATTTCAATAATATCTATCTTACCAATACTATTCCTGAATCGGATACCACGCTTTTCAGCTTTTCCAGCTCCAACTTTGAAGATAATAATGTGAGAGATTTTACTTCCCGAATGGACTGGGAATGGAAATTGAACCAATACCATGAAGTGGGGTTTGGGGTGCAGGCCACTAATTCTAAAGTGGATTATTTAAATGCAAGAAACGACACACTGACCCTCGTTGAACGAAACCAGGAAGCCTGGCTTGGAGCCGTTTATTTGATGGACGAGTGGAAACCTACTCAAGCGTTTACATTTAGCCCTGGCTTACGGCTCACTTATTATGAAAATAGTGATCGACTATTACTCTCTCCAAGGGCTTCTGCTTCCTATGAGTTAACCAGTTTTCTGACTTTTAAATTAGCTTATGGAAGGCATTACCAATTTGTAAATCGCATTATCAATGAAGATATAACCCAGGGCTCACGGGATTTTTGGTTACTCACAGACAACGAACTGATTGACACTGGTTTGTCTGATAATTTTGTTGGTGGCGTGGTTTTAGAAAATGGTCAATGGCTCTTCAACGTCGAAACCTATTACAAGATATTTCAAAATCTTTCTGAGTTTTCTCTTCGTTTCAGGCAGGATAGGGATGTGAATACAGATGAGCTCTTTTTTAAAGGAGATGGCGAGGCCAGTGGAATAGAGTTTTTGCTGCAACGTAAAACAGGTTCTCTAACCGGGTGGGTTTCTTATACCTTAAGTAGTATAGCCAATGAATTTGATGTATTTAATGATGGAGAACCCTTCCCTGCTCTTCATGATCAACGGCATGAAATCAAACTTGTTCAAAGCTATGCCTTTGGGAACTGGAATTTATCTGGCACCTTTATTTATGGTTCAGGTAAACCCTATACAGAGCCGGAAGGAGAATATTCCATTGAATTACTGGATGGAAGAGAGTTGAATTATGTCGGAGTTGGAGAGAAAAATGGCTCAAGGCTACCGGCCTATCACCGTTTAGACCTCGCTCTTAACTATCAACTTAGGGTAAGGAAAGTAGAAACTACCTTTACCCTCTCTTTGTTCAATCTTTACAATCGGGAAAATATCTGGTATTACGAATATGATTTTAGCCAGGAGCCCTTTCAAACTACTGAGGTTACTTATCTTGGTTTAACCCCTAACCTTTCTTTAAAAGTGGATTTCTAA
- a CDS encoding flavocytochrome c, producing MTNRAWDIIIIGSGLAGLSAAIEVAKNGRSVVIVEKRDTVGGNSKISGGSLAIAGSFQQKKQNISDSSNQFTNDILNAGKINDKTLVEQLAKGSKEALQWLKTEVGVEFIEQLEKVEGHTIARIHTPKSASGADLINPALKRAKQLGVEIFTGCKASQILLSDDGKVSGVAVEWTGKECALYAQKAIILASGGFSSDARLKVGKKNVLLQTSCLPNTAKEGIDMAVAIGASTRDMDTYCFLPSTSNNTLDYKEDNIISSFVSFLALHRGVLINADTGKRFVNETVLREELTSAILKIGKPVISISSQNILEHASDELMRKIRQLDVRLIQKFNTLEKLVSRYEIPQKALQNTLSHYNEMLATGKDADYGKVLSQDLKAIKPPFITTCIFPKVHYTPGGLVINKKAQVLSDKGEIIPGLYAAGEVTSGIHGKSRLGGCALTDCVVFGRIAGRQASY from the coding sequence ATGACAAATAGAGCTTGGGATATTATCATTATTGGAAGTGGACTTGCAGGGTTATCTGCTGCCATTGAGGTGGCAAAAAATGGCCGCTCCGTTGTGATAGTAGAAAAGCGTGATACCGTGGGTGGAAACTCTAAAATCAGTGGTGGTTCTTTGGCTATTGCTGGTTCTTTCCAGCAAAAAAAACAAAACATTAGCGATAGTTCTAATCAGTTTACTAATGATATACTAAATGCTGGCAAAATAAATGACAAGACGTTGGTTGAGCAATTGGCCAAAGGTTCAAAAGAAGCTCTTCAGTGGTTAAAAACAGAGGTTGGAGTTGAATTTATAGAGCAGTTAGAAAAAGTGGAGGGACACACTATTGCGCGGATTCATACACCCAAATCAGCTTCAGGAGCAGATTTGATTAATCCTGCTTTAAAAAGAGCCAAGCAATTGGGCGTAGAGATCTTTACTGGATGCAAGGCCTCCCAAATTCTACTTTCAGATGATGGTAAGGTAAGTGGTGTTGCTGTAGAATGGACTGGGAAGGAATGTGCTCTTTATGCTCAAAAGGCCATAATTTTAGCTAGTGGCGGTTTTTCAAGTGACGCAAGGTTAAAAGTTGGAAAAAAGAATGTTCTATTACAGACAAGCTGTTTACCCAATACAGCCAAAGAAGGAATTGATATGGCTGTAGCCATCGGAGCAAGTACCAGGGATATGGATACCTATTGTTTTTTGCCAAGTACTTCAAACAATACACTAGATTATAAGGAAGATAATATAATCTCAAGTTTTGTGAGCTTTTTGGCATTGCACAGAGGTGTTTTGATAAATGCTGATACAGGTAAGCGGTTCGTGAACGAAACTGTATTGAGGGAGGAACTAACATCTGCTATTTTAAAAATAGGAAAGCCCGTAATTTCTATTAGTTCACAAAATATTTTAGAGCATGCTAGCGATGAACTAATGCGAAAAATAAGGCAACTCGATGTCAGGTTAATACAAAAGTTCAATACGTTGGAAAAACTAGTAAGCAGATATGAAATACCACAGAAGGCCTTACAAAATACCTTGAGCCATTATAATGAAATGCTCGCTACTGGTAAAGATGCAGATTATGGAAAAGTATTATCACAAGACCTCAAAGCGATTAAACCACCTTTTATAACTACTTGTATTTTTCCCAAAGTGCATTATACTCCCGGTGGATTGGTCATCAACAAGAAAGCACAAGTATTGTCTGACAAGGGGGAAATAATCCCGGGACTTTATGCAGCTGGAGAAGTCACTTCAGGTATTCATGGAAAGTCTCGGTTGGGTGGATGCGCGCTAACTGATTGTGTAGTTTTTGGCAGAATAGCAGGCCGGCAAGCCAGCTATTGA
- a CDS encoding class I SAM-dependent methyltransferase produces MKDKSIQLGIGKDELDDLDIPKRYQDFASVYNQKVEEWGYRAFQKGAELLNQYLNENEDILDAGCGTGLVGMALSNKGFTNITGIDASPEMLEESKKHQSYKALYLQDMRKTPFRFDENSFNGIICIGVLSLIPDIESLLAEFIRLTKHGGYIVFSQKEDLCKEREYEQILQMLTDKKCLKREFVSKPEEWLPNREGYENDKMLFFVFQVLKA; encoded by the coding sequence ATGAAAGACAAAAGTATTCAGCTAGGTATCGGAAAAGATGAACTGGATGATCTGGATATCCCCAAACGCTATCAGGATTTTGCCTCCGTTTATAATCAAAAAGTAGAAGAATGGGGATATCGAGCTTTTCAGAAAGGTGCAGAATTACTCAATCAATACTTAAATGAAAACGAAGACATTTTGGATGCAGGTTGTGGAACAGGTTTGGTGGGAATGGCACTTTCCAATAAAGGCTTTACCAATATTACAGGTATTGATGCCTCTCCGGAAATGCTTGAGGAGAGTAAAAAGCATCAATCATACAAAGCACTGTATTTGCAAGACATGCGAAAAACCCCTTTTCGGTTTGATGAAAATAGTTTTAATGGGATAATCTGCATAGGAGTCTTGTCACTCATACCTGATATTGAAAGTCTTCTGGCTGAATTTATCAGACTAACAAAGCATGGCGGATATATCGTATTTAGCCAAAAAGAAGACTTATGTAAGGAACGGGAATATGAGCAGATATTGCAGATGCTTACTGACAAGAAATGTTTGAAGAGGGAATTTGTAAGCAAACCTGAGGAATGGTTACCAAATCGTGAAGGGTATGAAAACGACAAAATGCTTTTCTTCGTTTTTCAAGTTTTGAAGGCCTGA
- a CDS encoding hydroxyacid dehydrogenase, with product MKKKCLVLNDREALPEAALADIAHLVDISWEQDPPERFSLEEAVQRNKDTQVIITTYMDLKGHILEQMPGLEAIITTTISTHFIDSGYCKKKGIKVFNTENYTGTSVAEHAVALMMATIRHIPKVDNEVKQQGNNNCFEYRGIELYGKTAGIIGFGNIGSTIARLLSGFGMKLQYYNRSPKSSNIAQQVELYDLLSSSDIVFLSLPLNHESHEIIREETLARMKKTAVLINVSPDEVMDIDAVKQALSRGDIAAAGLDLLQTGVFKDLSNTVLTPRRAWYTEDCFNRRIGMWKSTLVNFVEGKSQKDIADSDFVPIG from the coding sequence ATGAAAAAAAAGTGTTTGGTCTTAAATGATCGTGAAGCTCTTCCTGAAGCTGCATTAGCAGATATAGCTCACCTTGTGGATATTTCATGGGAACAAGATCCTCCTGAAAGATTTTCTTTGGAAGAGGCTGTTCAAAGAAACAAGGATACACAGGTTATTATAACTACTTACATGGATTTGAAGGGGCACATCCTGGAACAAATGCCCGGTCTTGAAGCAATCATCACCACTACTATTTCTACTCATTTTATTGATTCAGGATATTGTAAAAAAAAAGGAATTAAAGTCTTTAATACTGAAAACTATACCGGAACTTCAGTGGCAGAGCATGCGGTAGCCTTAATGATGGCTACTATACGTCATATCCCAAAGGTAGATAATGAAGTGAAGCAACAAGGGAACAACAACTGTTTTGAGTACAGAGGCATAGAACTATATGGAAAAACAGCAGGCATCATCGGTTTTGGAAATATTGGCTCAACCATTGCTCGATTGTTAAGTGGCTTTGGAATGAAGCTTCAGTACTATAACCGGTCTCCTAAGTCATCTAATATCGCCCAACAAGTAGAACTGTATGATCTTTTATCATCTTCAGATATAGTGTTTTTATCCCTTCCTTTAAATCATGAATCTCATGAAATAATTAGAGAAGAAACATTGGCCAGGATGAAAAAAACTGCTGTATTGATCAATGTCTCCCCTGATGAGGTGATGGATATCGATGCTGTAAAACAGGCCCTTAGCCGGGGAGATATTGCCGCTGCGGGCTTAGATCTACTCCAAACGGGTGTTTTTAAGGACTTATCCAATACCGTTCTAACTCCTAGAAGAGCCTGGTATACCGAAGATTGTTTTAACAGGCGAATTGGAATGTGGAAATCTACGCTTGTAAATTTTGTGGAAGGGAAAAGCCAAAAAGATATTGCTGATTCAGATTTTGTGCCTATTGGCTAA